A genomic window from Salvia hispanica cultivar TCC Black 2014 chromosome 5, UniMelb_Shisp_WGS_1.0, whole genome shotgun sequence includes:
- the LOC125189454 gene encoding uncharacterized protein LOC125189454, which produces MDPFEQMRRIMKESLEEDQRMKEEAAAPPQRRPRTYIHRNREKAAARLEHDYFSRNPVWGDIYFCRLFRMSRALFLHITNTLTGQEEYFREGFDDVGRPSHTTLQKCVRAAFTDDFLKKPTTADCQFLLQLHEQLHGLPGMLGSVDCMHWQWKNCPVALRGSYTSGHKDTHSTVILEAVADYWLWIWHAYFGVPGSNNVVNVLNNSDLFSEVLNGKASAINFIANNRQYKMGHANEK; this is translated from the exons atggatccatttgagcaaatgcgtcgaATAATGAAAGAATCGCTAGAAGAAGATCAACGTATGaaggaggaagccgccgcgccTCCTCAAAGGCGACCCCGGACTTATATCCATCGTAACCGGGAGAAAGCCGCCGCAAGGTTGGAACATGATTACTTCAGTCGGAACCCGGTATGGGGAGATATCTACTTCTGTCGCCTTTTCCGTATGTCACGCgcgctatttttgcatatcacGAATACATTGACGGGACAGGAAGAGTACTTCAGAGAAGGGTTCGACGATGTTGGCCGTCCTAGCCACACGACGCTCCAGAAAT GCGTCCGAGCAGCCTTCACCGACGATTTTCTGAAGAAGCCAACCACCGCAGATTGTCAGTTTCTGCTCCAACTTCACGAACAACTGCACGGATTGCCCGGGATGCTCGGGAgtgtcgattgcatgcattggcaatggaagaattgccctgtGGCGTTGAGGGGGTCATAcacgagcggccacaaagACACCCACTCCACCGTTATACTCGAGGCCGTCGCCGACTACtggctatggatttggcatgcatatttcggGGTCCCCGGCTCGAACAACGTCGTCAACGTGCTCAACAATTCCGACCTCTTTAGCGAAGTTCTGAATGGTAAAGCGTCGGCCATCAACTTCATCGCTAACAATCGCCAGTATaaaatggg GCATGCGaacgaaaaatag
- the LOC125186332 gene encoding histone-lysine N-methyltransferase ASHH3, giving the protein MPAMKKNAVCFGIGQLFNKLAKEIGSPVDFELPESFNKWKPTSSYSTIRRNVYLTKRIKRRLEDDGIFCSCSSSTGSSGACSKDCLCSMLLSSCSSGCKCGSSCLNKPFHQRPVKKMKTVQTEKCGMGVVAEEDINVGDFVIEYVGEVIDDKTCEERLWKMKHRGETNFYLCEINRDMVIDATYKGNKSRYINHSCCPNTEMQKWMIDGETRIGIFATCDIKKGEYLTYDYQFVQFGADQDCHCGAAGCRKKLGVKPSKPKPSSDAALKIVTCQVAANCPKLKAVATNKPVNVNGVPVTAECLSQDPSKWKKRRLNCIGSVIRIDQISDRRSFGIIRRFDNDRRKHLIMFEDGNSEFLDLSKEEWEFCNF; this is encoded by the exons ATGCCTGCAATGAAGAAG AATGCTGTGTGCTTCGGGATTGGGCAGTTATTCAATAAATTGGCGAAGGAGATCGGAAGCCCGGTTGATTTTGAACTTCCTGAATCTTTCAATAAGTGGAAACCGACGTCTTCTTACTCCACTATCAGACGCA ATGTATATCTTACTAAGAGGATTAAAAGGCGCCTTGAGGATGATGGCATCTTTTGTTCCTGCAGTTCATCAACCGGGTCTTCTGGTGCTTGCAGTAAAGATTGCCTCTGCAG CATGCTACTGTCTAGCTGTTCTTCGGGCTGTAAATGTGGGAGCTCATGTCTAAATAAACCATTTCATCAAAGGCCcgtgaagaagatgaagactGTGCAg ACTGAGAAATGTGGAATGGGTGTTGTGGCGGAAGAAGACATCAATGTAGGAGATTTTGTGATAGAATATGTTGGAGAAG TTATTGATGACAAGACATGTGAGGAAAGACTCTGGAAAATGAAACACCGTGGGGAAACAAATTTTTACCTATGTGAAATCAACCGAGACATGGTTATTGATGCAACTTATAAAGGCAACAAGTCTAGATACATTAATCACAGTTGCTGTCCAAATACTGAAATGCAGAAATG GATGATTGATGGTGAAACAAGGATAGGGATATTTGCAACCTGTGATATTAAGAAGGGCGAGTATCTGACATATGACTACCA GTTTGTGCAGTTTGGCGCAGATCAAGATTGCCACTGTGGTGCTGCAGGTTGTCGGAAGAAGTTGGGAGTTAAACCCAGTAAACCCAAACCTTCTTCAGATGCTGCTTTGAAAATAGTAACATGTCAAGTGGCTGCAAACTGTCCAAAACTGAAAGCAGTTGCGACAAATAAACCT GTCAATGTGAATGGAGTTCCTGTCACAGCAG AATGTTTGAGTCAGGATCCTTCAAAGTGGAAAAAGAGGCGCCTGAATTGCATTGGTTCCGTAATTAGAATTGATCAAATATCAGATAGAAG GTCCTTCGGGATAATAAGACGCTTTGATAATGATAGGAGAAAACATTTG ATCATGTTTGAAGATGGGAATTCTGAGTTCCTGGACCTCTCAAAAGAAGAATGggaattttgtaatttttaa
- the LOC125189183 gene encoding bifunctional purple acid phosphatase 26-like, which translates to MNPSCADCVQLQFNFQGKELMTIKLLLLSCLLLTSISSGCAGLTSAFIRNEWPSIDIPLNNEVFAVPKGYNAPHQVHITQGDYDGKAVIITWVTASEPGSNIVRYGLSEGKYDFTAKGTVQNYTFYNYKSGYIHQCLVDGLQYNTKYYYEIGSGETSRNFWFQTPPAIDPDSSHKFAIIGDLGQTYNSLSTLEHCMQTGAQTILFVGDLSYADRYDNHDIGVRWDSWGQFVERSAAYHPWLWSTGNHEIEYFPHLGEVTPFRNYLHRYPTPFSASKSSSPLWYAVRRASAHIIVLSSYSPFVKYTPQWKWLEQELKKVDREKTPWLIVLMHAPIYNSNQAHFLEAESMKVVFESWFCHYKVDVIFAGHVHAYERSYRISSIQSNVSSSPSSDKSAPVYITVGDGGNQEGLANRFRDPQPDYSAFREASYGHSTLEIKNRTHAFYHWNRNDDGKRVPTDEFVLHNQYWGDSRRRRKLERDSM; encoded by the exons ATGAATCCATCTTGTGCTGACTGTGTGCAGCTGCAATTCAATTTTCAG GGGAAAGAGTTGATGACGATTAAACTGCTGCTTTTGTCATGTCTTCTGTTGACCAGCATAAGCAGTGGGTGTGCTGGTCTAACCAGTGCCTTTATCCGTAATGAGTGGCCATCTATTGATATTCCTCTCAACAATGAAGTTTTTGCAGTTCCCAAAGGTTACAATGCTCCACATCAA GTGCATATTACACAGGGTGACTATGATGGCAAAGCTGTGATAATCACATGGGTAACAGCTAGTGAACCTGGGTCCAACATAGTTCGATATGGCTTGTCAGAAGGAAAATACGATTTCACTGCCAAGGGAACAGTGCAAAACTACACGTTTTACAACTATAAATCTGGATATATTCATCAATGTCTAGTTGATGGTCTTCAG TATAACACAAAGTACTACTATGAGATTGGAAGTGGTGAAACCTCTAGAAATTTTTGGTTTCAAACACCTCCGGCAATTGATCCAGATTCTTCTCACAAATTTGCAATAATTG GTGATCTTGGTCAAACATACAATTCTCTTTCCACCCTTGAGCATTGTATGCAGACTGGTGCTCAGACTATATTATTCGTTGGAGATCTTTCTTATGCTGATAGATACGACAATCATGACATCGGTGTCCGTTGGGACTCTTGGGGTCAATTTGTTGAACGAAGTGCAGCATATCACCCATGGCTCTGGTCAACCGGAAATCATGAAATTGAGTACTTCCCACATCTG GGTGAGGTTACACCCTTCAGAAATTATCTTCACAGGTATCCTACACCTTTTTCTGCCAGCAAAAGCAGTAGTCCTCTGTGGTATGCCGTGAGACGGGCATCAGCTCACATCATCGTCCTCTCCAGCTACTCTCCATTTG TGAAATATACTCCACAATGGAAATGGCTTGAACAAGAGCTGAAAAAAGTTGACCGGGAGAAGACTCCCTGGCTTATTGTTCTGATGCATGCCCCTATTTACAACAGTAATCAGGCTCATTTCTTGGAGGCGGAAAGCATGAAAGTGGTGTTTGAGAGCTGGTTTTGTCACTATAAAGTTGATGTTATATTTGCTGGTCATGTGCATGCCTACGAGAGATCG TACCGTATCTCAAGCATACAATCAAATGTTTCATCGTCTCCGTCATCTGATAAGTCAGCCCCAGTTTACATAACCGTCGGGGATGGAGGAAACCAGGAGGGTCTCGCTAATAG ATTTAGAGATCCCCAACCAGATTATTCTGCTTTTCGAGAAGCAAGTTATGGGCACTCTACATTAGAGATAAAGAACAGAACTCACGCCTTTTACCATTGGAATCGGAATGACGATGGGAAGAGAGTGCCAACAGACGAATTCGTGCTACACAACCAGTACTG GGGAGACAGCcgtagaagaagaaaactgGAGAGAGATTCTATGTAA
- the LOC125189180 gene encoding synaptotagmin-5-like — translation MSFVAGLVIGLVVGLALIVAFVRSENARSKQRSDLAATVTSLARMTVEDSRKLLSPEYYPSWVVFSQRQKLTWLNVQLEKIWPYVNEAASELIKANVEPVLEQYRPVILASLTFSKFTLGTVAPQFTGVSIIEDGSEGITMELEMQWDGNPNIVLDIKTYLGVGLPVQVKNIGFTGVFRLIFRPLVDEIPCFGAVCFSLRHKTKLDFTLKVVGGDISTIPGLSDAIESTIRDAVEDSITWPVRKVIPIIPGDYSDLELKPVGKLEVKLVQAKELTNKDIIGKSDPYAILYVRPLRDRMKKSRTINNQLSPVWNEHFEFVIEDLATQHLTVKIYDDEGLQAAELIGAAQVQLSELQPGKVKDVWLKLVKDLEIQRDTKNRGEVHLELLYCPNGMQSGLINPFAQKYSMTSLEKVFKNGADGGNNMNGNGGEGNNGRDVIVRGVLSVTIISAEDLAPADLMGKADPYVVLTMKKTESKNKTRVVNECLNPVWNQTFDFVVEDGLHDMLTLEVWDHDTFGKDYMGRCILTLTRVLMEGEYKDCFPLDGAKSGKLNVNLKWTPQPIYRM, via the exons atgtCGTTCGTAGCTGGTTTGGTGATCGGATTGGTCGTCGGCTTAGCGCTCATTGTTGCTTTCGTCCGCTCCGAAAATGCCCGATCTAAGCAACGCTCCGACCTC gCTGCTACGGTAACCTCGTTAGCGAGAATGACGGTGGAGGATTCGAGGAAGTTGTTGTCGCCGGAGTACTATCCTTCCTGGGTGGTGTTTTCGCAGCGCCAGAAG TTGACTTGGCTTAATGTTCAGCTCGAGAAGATCTGGCCATACGTGAATGAG GCTGCGTCGGAGCTGATAAAGGCTAATGTGGAGCCAGTCCTCGAGCAATATAGGCCAGTTATATTAGCTTCTTTGACCTTTTCCAAGTTCACGCTTGGAACTGTGGCCCCGCAGTTCACAG GAGTTTCAATAATTGAAGATGGAAGTGAAGGAATCACTATGGAGTTAGAAATGCAATGGGATGGAAACCCCAATATAGTACTTGATATCAAGACTTATCTTGGTGTTGGTCTTCCTGTGCAG gtGAAAAATATTGGGTTCACTGGTGTCTTCAGGTTGATATTCAGACCATTAGTGGATGAGATTCCTTGCTTTGGAGCTGTTTGCTTTTCATTACGTCACAAG ACAAAGCTGGATTTCACACTCAAAGTTGTGGGAGGAGACATATCAACAATACCTGGCCTTTCTGATGCCATTGAG AGTACAATAAGAGATGCTGTAGAAGATTCTATTACATGGCCAGTTCGAAAAGTAATCCCTATAATACCTGGAGATTACAG CGACCTTGAACTGAAGCCTGTTGGGAAGTTGGAGGTGAAGCTTGTGCAGGCAAAGGAGTTAACAAATAAAGACATTATAGGGAAATCTGACCCTTATGCTATTTTATATGTGCGGCCTTTGCGTGATAGAATGAAGAAAAGCAGGACTATT AACAACCAGTTGAGTCCAGTCTGGAATGAACATTTTGAGTTTGTAATTGAAGATCTTGCAACTCAACATTTGACCGTAAAAATCTATGATGACGAAGGGCTTCAGGCAGCTGAACTAATTGGAGCCGCTCAAGTGCAGCTTTCTGAGCTTCAGCCTGGCAAGGTGAAGGATGTGTGGCTCAAACTGGTGAAAGATTTAGAGATTCAAAGAGACACTAAAAATAGGGGCGAG GTGCACTTGGAGCTTTTGTATTGCCCAAATGGCATGCAGAGTGGGTTAATCAATCCCTTTGCCCAAAAATACTCTATGACTTCACTGGAGAAGGTATTCAAAAATGGAGCAGATGGCGGAAATAATATGAATGGAAATGGTGGTGAAGGAAACAATGGAAGGGATGTCATCGTAAGAGGGGTACTCTCTGTCACGATCATTTCAGCCGAAGACTTGGCACCAGCTGACCTCATGGGGAAGGCTGACCCTTATGTAGTTCTCACTATGAAGAAAACTGAATCGAAAAATAAAACCAGG GTTGTGAACGAATGTCTGAATCCTGTCTGGAATCagacttttgattttgttgtcgAGGATGGACTACACGATATGCTCACTCTCGAAGTATGGGACCATGATACATTTGGGAAG GATTACATGGGAAGATGCATTTTAACATTGACGAGGGTTCTAATGGAGGGCGAATACAAAGATTGCTTCCCTCTTGACGGAGCTAAGTCAGGAAAGCTCAATGTCAATCTCAAGTGGACTCCGCAACCCATATACCGAATGTAG
- the LOC125189181 gene encoding calmodulin-binding receptor-like cytoplasmic kinase 3, which translates to MKLVLLTLCLLVGSTLTAASGSLEHETGCGKYHVTNSDDPNSQLFYIDGKLVDRYLFCKAMLEYRERQCFVHENVRDKYCQSLEKLHLLSGRKSLHTVVRDGYSEIDSDKTTLGRKEKYDNPLLKPKVLAMAVPAFFLLCCTLICPCFQARKKDTDHTVLSKEPISTDSVSSLEMNPILEKFIGSPQRVPPSPLRVPPSPSRFSMSPKLNRLGSVHMNMHQVMKATQNFSSSLQIGEGGYGTVYKGELPDGQVVAIKRARKEHFEALRTEFRSEVELLAKIEHRNLVKLLGYLEKGNERLIITEYVPNGTLREYLDGNKGKILDFNQRLEIAIDVAHGLTYLHLYAEKQIIHRDVKSSNILLTESLRAKVADFGFAKLGDDADKTHVSTKVKGTVGYLDPEYMKTYQLTTKSDVYSFGILLIEILTGRRPVDLKRVPDERVTVKWVFRKYNEGRFWEMVDPLMHEKIDKEILAKMFGLAIHCVAPTRADRPDMKAVGEQLWGIRIDYFKSERRE; encoded by the exons ATGAAACTAGTTTTGCTAACATTGTGCTTGCTCGTGGGATCTACGTTAACAGCTGCCTCTGGGTCGCTGGAGCATGAAACGGGTTGTGGAAAGTACCATGTTACTAACTCGGATGATCCTAATAGCCAACTCTTCTATATTGACGGAAAATTGGTAGATaggtatttattttgtaaggCTATGCTCGAGTATCGTGAGAGACAATGCTTTGTTCATGAAAATGTCAGAGATAAGTACTGCCAGTCATTAG AGAAACTGCATTTGCTGTCTGGTAGAAAATCCCTCCACACTGTTGTTAGAGATGGATATAGTGAGATTGATTCTGATAAAACAACTTTGGGTAGGAAGGAGAAGTATGATAATCCTCTATTAAAACCAAAAGTGCTAGCCATGGCAGTGCCGGCTTTCTTTCTTCTGTGTTGTACTTTGATCTGTCCGTGTTTTCAAGCAAGGAAAAAGGATACTGATCATACTGTTCTATCCAAGGAACCAATTTCAA CTGATTCAGTTTCATCTTTAGAAATGAATCCTATACTTGAGAAGTTTATCGGAAGCCCACAGAGAGTGCCGCCAAGTCCCTTGAGAGTTCCCCCAAGTCCTTCAAGATTTTCAATGTCACCGAAACTCAATAGGCTTGGATCTGTTCATATGAATATGCACCAAGTTATGAAGGCGACCcaaaatttttcttcttccttacAAATAGGTGAAGGAGGGTATGGGACTGTGTACAAGGGTGAACTACCAGATGGCCAGGTTGTTGCTATCAAACGAGCAAGAAAG GAACATTTTGAAGCCCTGAGGACTGAGTTCCGAAGTGAAGTCGAACTTCTGGCTAAAATTGAGCATCGCAACCTAGTGAAGCTCCTAGGTTATCTTGAGAAAGGAAATGAACGTCTGATCATCACAGAGTATGTGCCCAACGGTACCCTTAGGGAATATTTAGATG GGAACAAGGGAAAGATATTGGATTTCAATCAGCGTCTCGAGATTGCCATCGATGTTGCTCATGGCCTAACGTATCTCCATCTATATGCCG AGAAGCAGATAATCCACAGGGACGTTAAGTCTTCGAACATTCTGCTGACAGAGAGCTTGAGAGCCAAAGTCGCAGATTTTGGATTTGCTAAGCTGGGTGACGACGCGGACAAAACTCACGTATCGACCAAAGTAAAGGGGACAGTGGGTTACCTTGATCCCGAGTATATGAAGACGTATCAACTCACAACAAAGAGCGATGTGTACTCATTCGGGATACTGCTTATAGAGATATTAACTGGGCGTAGGCCTGTGGACCTCAAGAGAGTGCCGGATGAGAGGGTGACGGTGAAATGG GTTTTTCGCAAGTACAACGAAGGGAGATTTTGGGAGATGGTGGATCCTCTGATGCATGAGAAGATAGATAAGGAGATCTTGGCGAAGATGTTTGGTTTGGCGATACATTGCGTGGCGCCAACGAGAGCAGACCGGCCGGATATGAAAGCCGTGGGAGAGCAGTTGTGGGGGATTAGAATAGACTACTTCAAGAGTGAGAGGAGAGAGTGA